One segment of Mycolicibacterium sp. YH-1 DNA contains the following:
- a CDS encoding chromate transporter, giving the protein MSEVGPPKPSLTEIAWTFNHIALASFGGGLSAWSREVLVVEKHWLGEEEFLSAMTMCRILPGANQVNMAVFVGTKMRAAPGAIAAVVGLCLVPLAIVLFLSWLYFRFKEVPAVQGVLHGASAAAVALTVAMVIKTGQKCLTGLVPVGLFAIAFVLNGVLRWPLLGVLAIVAPLALVWAWPRDRGVARA; this is encoded by the coding sequence ATGAGTGAGGTGGGACCACCGAAACCCTCGTTGACAGAGATCGCCTGGACGTTCAACCACATCGCGCTGGCCTCGTTCGGCGGTGGCCTGTCGGCGTGGTCGCGTGAGGTGCTCGTCGTCGAGAAGCACTGGCTCGGCGAGGAGGAATTCCTCTCCGCGATGACGATGTGCCGCATCCTGCCTGGCGCGAACCAGGTGAACATGGCGGTGTTCGTCGGCACGAAGATGCGCGCTGCGCCCGGCGCGATCGCTGCCGTCGTCGGCCTGTGCCTGGTGCCGTTGGCGATCGTGCTGTTCCTGTCGTGGCTGTACTTCCGGTTCAAGGAGGTGCCCGCGGTCCAGGGTGTCCTGCACGGGGCGTCGGCCGCGGCCGTGGCACTGACCGTGGCGATGGTCATCAAGACGGGACAGAAGTGCCTGACCGGTCTGGTGCCGGTGGGTCTGTTCGCGATCGCGTTCGTGCTCAACGGAGTGCTGCGGTGGCCACTGCTCGGCGTGCTGGCGATCGTCGCACCGCTGGCACTGGTGTGGGCCTGGCCCAGAGACCGAGGCGTGGCCAGAGCGTGA
- a CDS encoding chromate transporter: protein MSTYLQLALLFGGLSLMSIGGGNAVLPEMHLRSVNQHHWMTNGQFADLFSISQTAPGPSILIVGMVGYAAGLQAGGVPGAILGGVIATAAMVIPAASLVYAITLFWQRAQESRWRIAVEKGFAPLTVGLILASSLVMSRAADHDWRAYLLTAICTVIFVRTSLNPLIVVAAAGVIGYFGIV from the coding sequence GTGAGCACTTACCTGCAGTTGGCGCTGTTGTTCGGCGGGCTGTCCCTGATGTCGATCGGTGGGGGCAATGCCGTGCTGCCCGAGATGCATCTGCGGTCGGTGAATCAGCACCACTGGATGACCAACGGGCAGTTCGCCGACCTGTTCTCGATATCTCAGACGGCGCCCGGACCGAGCATCCTGATCGTCGGCATGGTCGGCTACGCCGCTGGACTGCAGGCCGGGGGCGTGCCCGGCGCGATCCTCGGCGGGGTGATCGCCACGGCCGCCATGGTCATCCCGGCGGCGTCGCTGGTGTACGCGATCACGCTGTTCTGGCAGAGGGCGCAGGAGTCGCGCTGGCGGATCGCCGTGGAGAAGGGTTTCGCCCCGTTGACGGTGGGCCTGATCCTGGCGTCGTCTCTGGTGATGAGCCGCGCAGCCGACCATGACTGGCGCGCCTATCTGCTGACCGCGATCTGCACCGTCATCTTCGTGCGCACCAGCCTCAACCCGCTGATCGTCGTGGCCGCGGCAGGAGTGATCGGCTACTTCGGCATCGTCTAA
- the prrA gene encoding two-component system response regulator PrrA, with the protein MDTGGASPRVLVVDDDPDVLASLERGLRLSGFEVFTAVDGAEALRSATESRPDAIVLDINMPVLDGVSVVTALRAMDNDVPVCVLSARSSVDDRVAGLEAGADDYLVKPFVLAELVARVKALLRRRGSTATFSSETIAVGPLEVDIPGRRARVNGADVDLTKREFDLLAVLAEHKTAVLSRAQLLELVWGYDFAADTNVVDVFIGYLRRKLEAGGAPRLLHTVRGVGFVLRQQ; encoded by the coding sequence ATGGACACCGGAGGCGCATCCCCGCGAGTGCTGGTGGTCGACGACGACCCCGACGTGCTCGCGTCGCTGGAACGCGGGCTCCGCCTGTCCGGTTTCGAGGTGTTCACCGCGGTCGACGGCGCCGAGGCGCTGCGCAGCGCCACCGAGTCCAGGCCGGACGCCATAGTCCTGGACATCAACATGCCGGTACTCGACGGCGTCAGCGTGGTGACCGCGCTGCGCGCCATGGACAACGACGTACCGGTCTGTGTGCTCTCGGCCCGCAGCTCGGTCGACGACCGGGTGGCCGGCCTGGAGGCCGGCGCCGACGACTACCTGGTGAAGCCCTTCGTGCTGGCCGAACTGGTGGCACGGGTCAAGGCGCTGCTGCGCCGTCGCGGTTCCACCGCGACGTTCTCCTCGGAGACCATCGCCGTGGGCCCACTCGAGGTGGACATCCCGGGTCGACGCGCACGCGTCAACGGCGCCGACGTCGACCTGACCAAGCGGGAGTTCGACCTGCTCGCCGTCCTCGCCGAGCACAAGACCGCGGTGCTGTCGCGCGCGCAGCTCCTGGAACTGGTGTGGGGATATGACTTCGCCGCCGACACCAACGTCGTCGACGTGTTCATCGGCTACCTGCGCCGCAAGCTCGAGGCGGGTGGCGCACCTCGCCTGCTGCACACCGTCCGCGGTGTGGGATTCGTCCTGCGGCAGCAGTAA
- a CDS encoding HAMP domain-containing sensor histidine kinase → MNAFARVFRRTPSLRTRVAFATAIAAAIVVGIVGTIVWIGITNDRKERLDRRLDEAAGFAIPFLPRGFDEIPRSPNDEDAIITVRHDGDVTSNSNVVLPDLEPGYADTYVNGVRYRVRTVQIRGPGPDAPAMSVAVGATYDATITDTNNLHRRVIVICSFAIGAAAVAGWLLAAFAVRPLKRLAQQTRAIDLGGDAPDVEVRGATEAVEIADAVNGLVQRIWEEQDRTKAALTSARDFAAVSSHELRTPLTAMRTNLEVLATLDMPDEQRKEVINDVIRTQSRIEATLSALERLAQGELSTFDDQVPVDITELLDRAAHDAMRVFGDLDVSLVPAPTVIIVGLPAGLRLAVDNAIANAVKHGGATRVQLSAVSSRAGVEIAIDDDGCGVPEEERTVVFDRFSRGSTASHSGSGLGLALVAQQADLHGGTATLEQSPMGGARLLLRLPGPS, encoded by the coding sequence GTGAACGCCTTCGCGCGAGTCTTCAGGCGCACACCGTCACTGCGGACTCGCGTCGCGTTCGCCACAGCCATCGCGGCCGCGATCGTCGTCGGCATCGTCGGAACCATCGTGTGGATCGGCATCACCAACGACCGCAAGGAACGCCTGGACCGCCGCCTCGACGAGGCCGCCGGCTTCGCGATCCCGTTCCTGCCGCGCGGCTTCGACGAGATTCCGCGCTCCCCGAACGACGAGGACGCGATCATCACCGTGCGCCACGACGGTGATGTGACATCCAACTCGAACGTGGTGCTGCCCGATCTGGAACCCGGGTACGCCGACACCTACGTCAATGGCGTGCGCTATCGGGTTCGGACGGTGCAGATCCGCGGACCCGGCCCGGACGCGCCTGCGATGTCGGTCGCTGTCGGAGCCACGTACGACGCGACCATCACCGACACCAACAACCTGCACCGCCGGGTGATCGTGATCTGCTCGTTCGCGATCGGCGCCGCCGCCGTCGCGGGCTGGCTGCTGGCCGCATTCGCGGTGCGGCCGCTCAAGCGGCTTGCCCAGCAGACGCGCGCCATCGACCTGGGCGGTGACGCGCCCGATGTCGAGGTCCGCGGCGCCACGGAGGCCGTCGAGATCGCGGACGCCGTCAACGGGTTGGTGCAGCGCATCTGGGAGGAACAGGACCGCACCAAGGCCGCGCTGACGTCGGCAAGGGACTTCGCCGCGGTGTCATCGCACGAGTTGCGCACCCCGCTGACTGCGATGCGGACAAACCTCGAGGTGCTGGCCACGTTGGACATGCCCGACGAGCAGCGCAAGGAGGTCATCAACGACGTCATCCGCACCCAGTCGCGCATCGAGGCCACGCTGTCGGCGCTCGAACGGCTGGCCCAGGGTGAGCTGTCGACCTTCGACGATCAGGTGCCCGTCGACATCACCGAGCTGCTCGACCGCGCAGCACACGACGCGATGCGGGTGTTCGGTGATCTCGACGTGTCGCTGGTGCCCGCGCCGACCGTCATCATCGTCGGCCTGCCCGCGGGGCTGCGCCTCGCGGTCGACAATGCCATCGCCAACGCGGTGAAACACGGTGGGGCAACACGTGTTCAGCTGTCGGCGGTGAGTTCGCGAGCCGGCGTCGAGATCGCCATCGACGACGACGGATGCGGTGTTCCCGAGGAGGAACGCACGGTGGTGTTCGACCGCTTCAGCAGGGGGTCGACAGCGTCGCACTCCGGCTCGGGACTGGGATTGGCGCTCGTCGCGCAGCAGGCCGATCTGCACGGTGGCACCGCGACGTTGGAGCAGAGCCCGATGGGTGGCGCCCGTCTGCTGCTGCGTCTCCCCGGACCGTCCTAG
- a CDS encoding phosphatidylserine/phosphatidylglycerophosphate/cardiolipin synthase family protein codes for MQPNGPSLIVEPDDGLDPVRLFISSAQRSLLIKQFTFTDETLIAAVVDRRRAGVDVRVMLNAKRSGGDRANDDTFEQFRAEGIDVKWTNPKFYVTHEKSIVVDGQAALVATFNLCLKYFTSTRDYGVITHDPAHVAQIVEVFDADWNEADWVPSACDGLLWSNANSRLHMAQFIDTATTRLDVQHPKYVDAVILDHIAAAAGRGVKVHVLCGGRHGISDWDVLDTFASLRTLRRFGVKVHKQKNLRVHAKLLIADDERAQVGSMNIDRSAFDLRRELGITIADPAVVARLKSVFEEDWALSHHYAPPDPLEPTTHHEDDFPHDPDLAHE; via the coding sequence GTGCAGCCGAACGGCCCCAGTCTCATCGTCGAGCCAGATGACGGCCTCGACCCGGTCCGACTTTTCATCTCCTCAGCGCAGCGCTCGCTGCTCATCAAACAGTTCACATTCACCGACGAGACGTTGATCGCGGCCGTTGTCGACCGGAGGCGCGCGGGTGTCGACGTGCGGGTGATGCTGAACGCCAAGCGATCCGGCGGGGACCGTGCGAATGACGACACCTTCGAGCAGTTCCGCGCCGAGGGCATCGACGTCAAGTGGACGAACCCGAAGTTCTACGTCACGCACGAGAAGTCGATCGTCGTCGACGGACAGGCCGCGTTGGTCGCCACGTTCAACCTGTGCCTGAAGTACTTCACCAGCACCCGCGATTACGGCGTCATCACCCATGACCCGGCGCACGTGGCCCAGATCGTCGAGGTGTTCGACGCCGACTGGAACGAGGCGGACTGGGTGCCGTCGGCGTGCGATGGGCTGCTGTGGAGCAATGCGAACTCGCGACTGCACATGGCCCAGTTCATCGACACCGCGACGACGCGCCTGGACGTGCAACACCCCAAGTACGTCGACGCGGTGATCCTCGACCACATCGCCGCCGCGGCAGGCCGTGGCGTCAAGGTGCACGTGTTGTGCGGCGGGAGGCACGGCATCAGTGACTGGGACGTGCTCGACACGTTCGCATCACTGCGGACGCTGCGGCGGTTCGGGGTCAAGGTGCACAAGCAGAAGAACCTGCGAGTGCACGCCAAGCTGTTGATCGCCGACGACGAGCGGGCTCAGGTTGGCTCGATGAACATTGACCGCAGCGCATTCGACCTCCGTCGCGAACTCGGTATCACCATCGCCGATCCTGCTGTCGTCGCGCGGCTGAAGTCCGTCTTCGAGGAGGACTGGGCGCTGTCGCATCACTACGCGCCGCCCGATCCGCTCGAACCGACGACGCACCACGAGGACGACTTCCCGCACGATCCCGATCTCGCCCATGAGTGA